A stretch of Clostridium sp. BJN0001 DNA encodes these proteins:
- the argS gene encoding arginine--tRNA ligase, with protein MNYKNYIAKIMSDITDIDKEEALGLIETPPKPEMGDFAFPCFKLAKVMRKAPNMIAEELKEKVNYDGFEKVESFGPYLNFFVSKASVSEDIINKVLEEKDNYGASSFGEGKTVCVEYSSPNIAKPFHVGHLFTTAIGNSLYKMFKKEGYSPVGINHLGDWGTQFGKLISAYKRWVNEDALEKNPIDELLRIYVKFHTEAEKDPSLEDEARANFKKLEDGDKDVTALWKKFRDLSLKEFQRVYDILGVKFDSLAGEAFYNDKMDAVVKELKDKKLLVKSNGAQVVMLDDYNMPPCIVVKADGASIYATRDLAAAMYRKKTYDFVKSIYVVGTPQALHFKQVFKVLELAGHTWAKDCVHVGFGLVKFKDRKLSTRNGEIVLLDDLLKEAIEKTTEVINEKNPDIKNKEDIAKKIGVGAVLFTYLKNSREKDIVFDWKEILSFDGETGPYVQYAYARGNSILKRASDVVEKPDYSLLKTKEEFELVKALSIFNDQIKIALDKLEPCIITRYVIEVAKLFNKFYNSHSVLNLEDQKLKAARLSLVKASLQVIKNALNLLGIDVVEEM; from the coding sequence ATGAATTATAAAAATTATATAGCTAAAATTATGTCGGATATAACAGATATAGATAAGGAGGAGGCTTTAGGCCTTATAGAGACACCTCCAAAGCCTGAGATGGGAGATTTCGCATTCCCATGTTTTAAGCTTGCCAAAGTTATGAGAAAAGCTCCAAACATGATTGCAGAAGAATTAAAGGAAAAAGTTAATTATGACGGATTTGAAAAAGTAGAATCTTTTGGACCATATTTAAACTTTTTTGTTAGTAAAGCTTCAGTATCAGAAGATATAATTAATAAAGTTTTAGAAGAGAAGGATAACTATGGTGCATCTTCTTTTGGAGAAGGAAAGACAGTATGCGTTGAATATTCTTCACCTAATATAGCAAAGCCATTTCATGTAGGACATTTATTTACTACAGCAATAGGTAATTCGTTATATAAAATGTTTAAAAAAGAAGGATATAGTCCAGTTGGAATAAACCATTTAGGAGACTGGGGAACACAGTTTGGAAAACTCATATCTGCATATAAAAGATGGGTTAATGAAGACGCACTTGAAAAAAATCCAATAGATGAACTTTTAAGAATATATGTAAAATTCCACACTGAGGCAGAAAAAGATCCATCTCTTGAAGATGAAGCAAGAGCTAATTTTAAAAAACTTGAAGATGGAGATAAAGATGTTACAGCTTTATGGAAAAAATTCAGAGATTTAAGTCTTAAAGAATTTCAGAGAGTTTATGATATATTAGGAGTTAAATTTGATTCACTTGCAGGAGAAGCATTTTATAATGATAAAATGGATGCAGTTGTTAAGGAATTAAAAGATAAAAAGCTTTTAGTAAAGAGTAATGGTGCACAGGTTGTTATGCTTGATGATTACAATATGCCTCCTTGTATAGTTGTAAAGGCAGATGGAGCATCTATTTATGCAACAAGAGATCTTGCAGCTGCTATGTACAGAAAGAAGACTTATGATTTTGTAAAGAGTATATACGTTGTTGGTACTCCACAGGCACTTCATTTTAAGCAGGTATTTAAAGTCCTTGAACTTGCAGGACATACTTGGGCAAAAGATTGCGTTCATGTAGGATTTGGTCTTGTTAAGTTTAAAGATAGAAAACTTTCAACAAGAAATGGAGAGATAGTTCTTCTTGATGATTTATTAAAAGAAGCAATAGAGAAAACAACAGAAGTAATAAATGAGAAAAACCCTGATATTAAGAATAAAGAAGATATTGCTAAAAAGATAGGTGTAGGTGCAGTCTTATTTACATATCTTAAGAATTCAAGAGAAAAAGACATAGTATTTGATTGGAAAGAAATATTATCATTTGATGGAGAAACTGGCCCATATGTACAGTATGCATATGCAAGAGGAAATAGTATATTAAAGAGAGCTTCAGATGTAGTAGAAAAACCTGATTATAGCCTTCTTAAAACAAAAGAAGAATTTGAACTTGTAAAAGCACTTTCAATATTTAATGATCAGATAAAGATAGCTCTTGATAAACTTGAACCTTGCATAATTACAAGATATGTAATAGAAGTTGCAAAATTATTTAATAAATTTTATAATTCACATTCAGTATTAAATCTTGAAGATCAGAAATTAAAAGCAGCAAGGCTTTCTCTTGTTAAAGCTTCTCTTCAAGTAATAAAGAATGCTTTAAATCTTCTTGGAATAGATGTTGTAGAAGAAATGTAA
- a CDS encoding Ppx/GppA phosphatase family protein yields the protein MDKIGVIYIGANSVKFTLMTILKTGYYKIIDESTSDIKLATDLIYGNTISDKKITLTLDNVRSFKSLCKASSVNDIIAVANCSLSKAKNIDTLFNEIKTNFNIDVTLLSESDEIKSTFLAVVKSMHIENSLIIDICGASTHLSFVQNGKLENYTVIPFGTLTHAYKYDLRDRVLPNNLISAIDVIKDSVSNISWIKDHTFDSVICVGGTARAIYKIDRNKKRYPFDIVHNYEMTKNDVHHIYNLVKSKNYKQRINIEGLSKDRADLIVGGSVILNTILNYIDCDKIIISGRGLREGIMFHYIENNYGEIKDVLDFNLNGIMDYLHINKTHSFNLYHMTQKLFNSLYPIHKFKNTYDNVIKTSSLLHDSGISIDYYHHYRHSFYVILNSNINGLSHKELIMSALIGGTHLNLNNIPITPYLSIINKLDIKAINYISVLLSISEELDRSFENAIKDINVEITDSDVIITITSDLNLELEISHALLNKEIFLSTFCRNLIIKQKNK from the coding sequence ATGGATAAAATAGGAGTTATATATATTGGTGCAAATTCTGTGAAATTTACATTAATGACTATCCTAAAAACAGGTTATTATAAAATTATAGATGAATCTACAAGTGATATTAAGCTTGCTACAGATCTTATATATGGAAACACTATAAGTGATAAAAAAATAACTCTAACTCTCGATAATGTTCGTTCATTTAAATCTCTATGCAAAGCTTCTAGTGTGAATGACATTATTGCAGTTGCAAACTGTTCTTTAAGCAAGGCTAAAAATATAGATACACTTTTTAATGAGATAAAAACTAATTTCAACATTGATGTTACTCTTTTATCTGAAAGCGATGAAATAAAATCAACTTTTCTTGCTGTTGTAAAAAGTATGCATATAGAAAATAGTCTTATAATTGACATATGTGGTGCATCAACGCATCTTTCATTTGTACAAAATGGGAAACTCGAAAACTATACCGTTATTCCATTTGGAACTCTTACTCATGCCTACAAATATGATTTACGAGACAGAGTACTTCCAAACAATCTTATATCTGCAATAGATGTAATAAAAGATTCTGTTTCTAATATTTCATGGATTAAAGATCATACATTTGATTCTGTTATCTGTGTAGGGGGTACTGCAAGAGCTATTTATAAAATAGATAGGAATAAAAAAAGATATCCTTTTGACATTGTGCATAATTATGAAATGACTAAAAATGATGTTCATCATATATATAATCTTGTTAAATCTAAAAATTATAAACAAAGAATAAATATTGAAGGACTTTCAAAAGACAGAGCTGACTTAATAGTTGGAGGATCTGTTATCTTAAATACAATTCTTAACTATATAGACTGTGATAAAATAATAATCTCAGGAAGAGGACTTAGAGAAGGAATAATGTTTCATTATATAGAAAACAATTATGGTGAAATAAAAGATGTACTTGATTTTAACTTAAATGGGATAATGGACTATCTTCATATAAACAAGACACATTCATTTAATTTATATCATATGACTCAAAAATTATTCAATTCATTATATCCAATTCACAAATTTAAAAACACATATGATAATGTTATAAAAACATCATCACTTCTTCACGATTCCGGTATATCAATTGACTACTATCATCATTATAGACATTCGTTTTATGTCATATTAAATTCAAATATAAATGGTCTATCACATAAAGAACTTATTATGAGTGCTTTAATTGGTGGTACTCACTTAAATTTAAACAATATTCCAATAACTCCGTATCTCTCTATAATAAACAAGCTTGATATAAAAGCTATAAACTATATATCAGTGCTTCTATCTATTTCAGAAGAATTAGACAGAAGTTTTGAGAATGCAATTAAAGACATAAATGTAGAGATTACTGACTCAGATGTCATAATTACAATAACTTCTGACTTAAATCTTGAACTTGAAATATCTCATGCACTTTTAAATAAAGAAATATTTTTAAGTACATTTTGTAGAAATCTTATAATAAAGCAAAAAAATAAATGA
- a CDS encoding site-2 protease family protein — protein sequence MKKWINVLIIELILLLSLTAYNNPIFLSFLFIMIHEVVHIITALNFGCRLKKTFIWIFGANAVISDINELSEDQKLYLYLSGPLSNIFIGIICMMLFSENMNDLFLECAKINLFLGVFNLVPSYPLDGSKVLEVLLSRKVLYKKAQNIIEILSFIFCIVLFLVFLIITFLLHKINISLFIMVIFILYTIISERRKKMYIMMGGIVSKIRKIKRNGYVENKTISVYYKITLLKVLMLVDKNKFNIFYILNDDMIVLYIMNEDELISALKDYGNISLEKYILEKNK from the coding sequence ATGAAAAAATGGATAAATGTATTAATTATTGAGCTGATTCTTCTTTTATCACTAACGGCATACAATAATCCGATATTTTTAAGTTTTTTATTTATTATGATTCATGAAGTTGTTCATATTATTACAGCTCTAAATTTTGGATGTAGGCTCAAAAAGACTTTTATTTGGATATTTGGAGCAAATGCCGTTATTTCTGATATCAATGAACTTTCAGAAGATCAAAAATTATATTTATATCTTTCAGGCCCATTATCTAACATTTTTATTGGTATTATATGTATGATGCTTTTTTCTGAAAATATGAATGATTTATTTTTGGAATGTGCAAAAATCAATTTATTTCTTGGAGTTTTTAATCTTGTTCCATCATATCCTTTAGATGGATCAAAAGTTTTAGAGGTTTTGCTTAGCAGAAAAGTTTTATATAAAAAAGCGCAGAATATTATAGAAATACTTAGTTTTATTTTTTGTATAGTACTTTTCCTAGTTTTTTTGATAATAACTTTTCTATTACATAAAATTAATATCAGTTTATTTATAATGGTGATTTTTATATTATATACGATTATTTCTGAAAGACGAAAGAAAATGTATATAATGATGGGTGGAATAGTTTCTAAAATAAGAAAGATAAAAAGAAATGGATACGTAGAAAATAAAACTATTTCAGTTTATTATAAAATTACTCTTTTAAAAGTTCTTATGTTAGTCGATAAAAATAAATTTAATATATTTTATATTTTAAATGATGATATGATAGTTCTTTATATAATGAATGAGGATGAGCTTATTTCTGCACTTAAAGATTATGGAAATATATCACTTGAAAAATATATATTAGAGAAAAATAAATGA
- a CDS encoding FtsW/RodA/SpoVE family cell cycle protein, which produces MFKILKPDVRVLKEIDKLILISMFLLILIGTVNIYLCTKGTISVQPYYYLKKQLIGVILGIIIMYIIMCIDYNMFINFVPIFYWISVVMLILAKVPGIGIVVNGARGWMKIGGFQFQPSEIAKIAIILMLAKKLDEMDCKINDIKNFFILVLYAAIPVAFIITQPDMGMTMVCFFIVLGMFFIAGLDMRVIGGGLITLIVGILIVLNSGLLQTYQINRFTAFLNPNADDAKTTYHLNQSLIAIGSGGILGSRPSFDPDGTTGYAAQNVPEDRTDFIFTAISEQWGLIGGLAVIVLYGFMLFRMISISRSVKEIFGSLMSSGIISYFLFAIIQNIGMTMGLLPITGITLPLLSYGSSSMVTVMMSIAFVLKAGAHKKKIYF; this is translated from the coding sequence TTGTTTAAAATATTAAAACCAGATGTCAGAGTTTTAAAAGAAATTGATAAGCTTATTTTAATAAGTATGTTTTTACTTATTTTAATAGGAACAGTAAATATATATTTATGTACTAAAGGTACGATTTCTGTACAACCATATTATTATTTAAAGAAGCAACTTATAGGAGTTATACTCGGAATAATTATTATGTATATTATAATGTGTATAGATTATAATATGTTTATTAATTTTGTTCCTATATTTTATTGGATTTCAGTAGTTATGCTTATTTTAGCTAAAGTACCAGGAATAGGAATAGTAGTAAATGGTGCAAGAGGATGGATGAAGATTGGAGGATTTCAATTTCAGCCTTCTGAAATAGCTAAAATTGCGATAATATTAATGCTTGCAAAGAAACTTGATGAGATGGACTGCAAGATAAATGATATAAAAAATTTCTTTATTTTAGTTCTTTATGCTGCAATTCCAGTTGCATTTATAATAACTCAGCCTGATATGGGAATGACAATGGTATGTTTCTTTATCGTACTTGGAATGTTTTTTATTGCAGGTCTTGATATGCGTGTTATAGGAGGAGGTCTTATTACACTCATAGTAGGAATACTTATCGTATTAAATTCAGGACTTCTTCAGACATATCAGATAAATAGATTTACAGCGTTTTTAAATCCAAATGCAGATGATGCAAAAACTACATATCATCTTAATCAGTCGCTTATAGCTATAGGATCTGGTGGTATTTTAGGAAGCAGACCATCTTTTGATCCAGATGGAACTACAGGCTACGCAGCGCAAAATGTTCCAGAAGATAGAACAGATTTTATATTTACTGCAATATCAGAACAGTGGGGCCTTATTGGAGGCTTGGCAGTAATAGTTCTTTATGGATTTATGCTTTTTAGAATGATCTCAATTTCAAGAAGTGTAAAAGAAATTTTTGGATCACTTATGAGTTCTGGAATTATATCATATTTTCTCTTTGCTATAATTCAGAACATAGGAATGACAATGGGACTTTTACCAATAACAGGAATAACACTCCCACTTTTAAGTTATGGAAGTAGTTCTATGGTAACAGTAATGATGTCAATAGCATTTGTATTAAAAGCTGGAGCTCATAAAAAGAAAATTTATTTTTAA
- the minE gene encoding cell division topological specificity factor MinE — protein sequence MGFFKNFGNKTSPKQVAKDRLKLILIHDRGEIPPETIDKIREEILNVISKYIDIQLEDVEISVNKTETDESGENSSALIANIPIKNVHGR from the coding sequence ATGGGATTTTTTAAGAATTTTGGAAATAAGACTTCTCCAAAGCAAGTTGCGAAAGATAGGTTAAAGCTTATACTTATACATGATAGAGGAGAAATACCACCTGAAACTATAGATAAGATAAGGGAAGAGATACTTAATGTAATCTCCAAATATATAGATATACAGCTCGAAGATGTTGAAATTTCAGTTAATAAGACAGAGACAGATGAAAGTGGAGAAAATTCTTCTGCATTAATTGCAAATATACCTATTAAAAATGTACATGGAAGATAA
- the minD gene encoding septum site-determining protein MinD gives MGESIVITSGKGGVGKTTTTANIGTALASLGKKVAVVDGDTGLRNLDVLLGLENRIVYTLIDVIEGRCRLKQALIKDKRFNNMCMLPTAQTKDKDDVSTQDMLKIVNELKEEYDYILIDCPAGIEQGFENSVIGADRAIIVVNPEITSVRDADRVIGKLDAKGLEDHKIIVNRLNYKMTENGDMLDVNDIVETLSVGLLGVVPDDKDITVSTNKGEPIVLQKDSYSGQAFLNIARRITGEKVPLMDLKPQDEGFFSSIKKLFKHK, from the coding sequence ATGGGAGAATCTATTGTTATAACTTCTGGGAAAGGCGGAGTTGGAAAGACAACAACAACAGCTAATATAGGAACAGCTCTGGCATCACTTGGAAAGAAAGTTGCTGTTGTTGATGGTGATACAGGACTACGAAATCTTGATGTATTGCTTGGATTAGAAAATAGAATAGTTTATACACTAATTGATGTGATAGAAGGAAGATGTAGATTAAAACAGGCTCTTATAAAAGATAAAAGATTTAATAATATGTGTATGCTTCCAACAGCGCAGACAAAAGATAAAGATGATGTAAGCACACAAGACATGCTTAAGATAGTAAACGAATTAAAAGAAGAATATGATTATATATTAATTGACTGTCCTGCAGGAATTGAGCAAGGGTTTGAGAATTCAGTAATAGGAGCAGATAGAGCAATAATAGTTGTCAATCCTGAAATAACATCAGTAAGAGATGCTGATAGAGTAATAGGAAAACTTGATGCAAAAGGACTTGAAGATCATAAAATAATTGTAAATAGACTTAATTATAAGATGACTGAAAATGGAGATATGCTAGATGTTAACGATATAGTTGAAACACTTTCAGTTGGACTTTTAGGTGTTGTACCTGATGATAAGGATATTACAGTTTCTACAAATAAGGGTGAACCTATCGTTTTACAAAAAGATTCATATTCAGGACAAGCATTTTTAAATATTGCTAGAAGAATAACAGGAGAAAAAGTTCCACTTATGGATTTAAAACCTCAGGACGAAGGTTTCTTCAGTTCGATAAAAAAACTATTCAAACATAAGTAG
- the minC gene encoding septum site-determining protein MinC, with translation MFNNNGIVIKGNKDGINATILMNEFESFEDMQSTLLKKLLKGKKFYKDTTFTLNFDFDLLGKSDIQVLKNSLINQIEIKDIVLKDIKDKGKDSKKNFSDVYEGKTKFIRKTVRGGQSINYNGNIVIIGDINNGAEVSASGNVIVLGRIRGKVSAGTQGNSKSVIVAFSLEPELLKIADKVALSPDEDAKPEYPELAKIEDGYIVVEPYLPNKYI, from the coding sequence ATGTTTAATAATAATGGAATTGTAATAAAAGGAAACAAAGATGGTATTAATGCCACAATTTTAATGAATGAATTTGAATCATTTGAAGATATGCAGAGTACTCTTTTAAAGAAACTGTTAAAAGGAAAAAAATTTTATAAAGATACAACCTTTACTTTAAATTTTGATTTTGATCTTTTAGGTAAAAGTGATATACAAGTATTAAAGAATTCACTTATAAATCAGATAGAAATTAAAGATATTGTACTTAAAGATATAAAAGATAAGGGTAAAGATAGTAAGAAAAATTTTTCAGATGTATATGAAGGAAAGACCAAATTTATTAGAAAGACAGTTAGAGGTGGACAAAGCATTAATTATAATGGAAATATTGTAATAATAGGTGACATAAATAATGGAGCTGAAGTTTCTGCTTCTGGAAATGTCATCGTTTTAGGCAGGATAAGAGGAAAAGTAAGTGCTGGAACACAAGGAAATAGCAAATCAGTTATTGTAGCATTTTCTCTTGAACCAGAACTTCTAAAAATTGCTGATAAAGTTGCACTTTCACCAGATGAAGATGCAAAACCTGAATATCCTGAACTTGCAAAAATAGAAGATGGTTATATTGTGGTTGAACCGTATTTGCCAAATAAGTATATATAA
- a CDS encoding penicillin-binding transpeptidase domain-containing protein — translation MIVNRPEKKKKISRYTILTVILFFILSVIGIRLAYLQILRYDEFKDKANVSATRFISETAPRGKIYDKNGTTLASNKQTYTITYTKNDDQTSFFSTMKELFQLLKENGESIQDNMQLKISDNNEIYFEYKTDDDKSRKAEELRFKKDRGYDYFLKNKDDDLKDVEQLNDEQEEKLDNQLVDKSAEETFYYLVKSYDLIGMVDDDYLSKEKKSVYDKMDGKELTQIILDGGYSLNDIREYMLVKDAIKMQSYSGYKAVTIAENLKKDTVMIIYQKLNDLPGINVSSTPIRYYPFHNLASSVLGYVSSIDSSQKDRYELRGYDASSDVIGKSGIESAFEDQLKGSKGGTTVKVNSKGRTTEELFKLESYPGNDVHLTIDADVQYAAEQALQDAMNTQQSGIYKNATRGALVAVDVNTGKVIALVSLPNYDPNIFTATDKASSDLVSSYFSPDLNSFGKNFIQRMGLNKSIDELFPEENGRRTDPYDLYPRNMYNYATMSLLPPGSTFKPLTAVAGIESGAIDTSTTILDTGEFNIHPETFGAGFNPSGIEYKQGGVTLGDVNLKKAIAESVNYYFYETAYRMYMKSGANISALDSIAKYAWQFGLGVDPKGNTKASTGIEIQENFGQVYNFTSWKMRSISSAKFEIVQYLEDGSYKGINSFIPFDFKISDDDNQKVADAKKSIKDKMVESLNKVGTDESLMSHDEFAKSVKDDIRTIMDNSDRYKQNVSKAESEGRSVNLDNQVSIIAESLAQFTINDKPGEISTPGQLVYASIGQSMNAFTPLQLVSYISTLANGGTRYKLHLVDKITDAEGNVLQQFDPEILNTVNMSKSTQQAIKEGMEAVNTEEGGTASSVFSIFPIKTAGKTGTADALDKQDEVGRQPYATYVSYAPAENPQIAVAAVVFDGGHGGTISTAVRAVFEAYFKDQIVKDYPNYASSSDTFKKYVLDNPNNEQEQKSQKENSQNIENTKKEN, via the coding sequence ATGATAGTAAATAGACCTGAAAAGAAAAAAAAGATTTCAAGATATACAATATTGACAGTTATTCTTTTTTTTATATTGTCTGTAATTGGTATTAGGCTTGCATATCTTCAGATATTGAGATATGACGAATTTAAAGATAAGGCAAATGTTTCAGCTACAAGATTTATATCAGAAACTGCCCCACGCGGAAAGATATATGATAAAAATGGAACTACACTTGCATCTAATAAACAGACATATACAATTACATATACTAAAAATGATGATCAAACTTCATTTTTTTCTACAATGAAAGAGTTATTTCAACTTTTAAAAGAAAATGGAGAGTCTATTCAGGACAATATGCAACTTAAAATAAGTGATAATAATGAGATATATTTTGAATATAAAACTGATGATGATAAGTCAAGAAAAGCTGAAGAATTGCGATTTAAAAAGGATAGAGGATATGATTATTTTTTAAAGAACAAGGATGATGATCTAAAAGATGTTGAACAGCTTAATGATGAACAGGAAGAAAAACTAGATAATCAGCTTGTAGATAAATCAGCTGAAGAAACATTCTATTATCTTGTAAAGAGTTATGATTTAATAGGAATGGTTGATGATGATTACTTGTCAAAAGAAAAAAAATCAGTATATGACAAAATGGATGGAAAAGAATTAACTCAGATAATTCTAGATGGTGGATATTCTTTAAATGATATAAGAGAGTATATGCTTGTAAAAGATGCAATAAAGATGCAGAGTTATAGTGGATATAAAGCAGTTACTATTGCAGAAAATTTAAAAAAAGATACAGTAATGATCATTTATCAGAAATTAAATGATCTTCCTGGAATAAATGTAAGCAGTACTCCAATACGATATTATCCATTTCATAATTTAGCATCATCAGTACTTGGATATGTATCATCGATAGATAGTTCACAAAAAGATAGATATGAATTAAGAGGATATGATGCATCTTCTGATGTTATAGGAAAATCAGGAATAGAATCTGCATTTGAAGATCAGCTTAAAGGTTCAAAAGGTGGAACAACTGTAAAAGTAAACTCAAAAGGAAGAACTACTGAAGAACTATTTAAATTGGAATCTTACCCGGGAAATGATGTTCATCTAACAATAGATGCAGATGTACAGTATGCGGCAGAACAGGCACTTCAGGATGCTATGAATACGCAGCAAAGTGGTATATATAAAAATGCAACAAGAGGAGCACTCGTTGCTGTAGATGTTAATACAGGAAAAGTTATTGCACTTGTAAGTTTGCCTAATTATGATCCTAATATATTTACGGCGACAGATAAAGCATCTTCGGATCTTGTAAGTTCATATTTTAGTCCTGATTTGAATTCATTTGGAAAAAATTTCATACAGAGAATGGGACTTAATAAATCTATTGACGAACTTTTCCCTGAAGAAAATGGAAGAAGAACAGATCCATATGATCTTTATCCTAGAAATATGTATAATTACGCAACAATGTCTCTTTTACCTCCAGGTTCAACTTTTAAGCCATTAACAGCTGTTGCAGGAATTGAATCAGGAGCGATAGATACGAGTACAACTATCCTTGATACAGGTGAATTTAATATTCACCCTGAGACATTTGGAGCAGGATTCAATCCTTCAGGAATTGAATATAAACAAGGAGGAGTTACTCTAGGTGATGTAAACTTAAAAAAAGCTATTGCAGAATCAGTAAACTACTATTTTTATGAAACTGCATATAGAATGTATATGAAAAGCGGCGCTAATATATCTGCACTTGATTCTATAGCAAAATATGCTTGGCAGTTTGGGCTTGGAGTTGATCCAAAAGGTAATACAAAGGCAAGCACAGGTATAGAGATTCAGGAAAATTTTGGACAGGTATATAATTTTACATCATGGAAAATGCGTTCCATATCTTCAGCTAAATTTGAAATAGTTCAATATCTTGAAGATGGAAGCTATAAAGGAATAAATTCGTTTATTCCATTTGATTTTAAGATTTCAGATGATGATAATCAAAAAGTAGCTGATGCAAAGAAATCAATTAAAGATAAAATGGTGGAAAGTTTAAACAAAGTTGGAACAGATGAATCTTTAATGTCACATGATGAATTTGCTAAATCAGTAAAAGATGATATAAGAACAATAATGGATAATTCAGATAGATATAAGCAGAATGTTTCAAAAGCTGAATCTGAAGGAAGAAGTGTAAATTTAGATAATCAGGTATCAATTATAGCAGAATCGTTAGCTCAGTTTACTATAAATGATAAACCAGGCGAAATATCTACACCAGGACAGCTTGTATATGCTTCTATAGGACAGAGTATGAATGCTTTTACTCCGCTTCAGTTAGTATCATATATTTCAACACTTGCAAATGGTGGAACAAGATATAAACTTCATCTTGTTGATAAGATAACTGATGCAGAAGGAAATGTTCTTCAGCAGTTTGACCCTGAAATATTAAATACTGTAAATATGTCTAAAAGTACACAGCAGGCTATAAAAGAAGGAATGGAAGCCGTTAATACAGAAGAAGGAGGAACAGCAAGTTCAGTATTCTCTATCTTTCCAATAAAGACAGCTGGTAAAACAGGAACAGCAGATGCTTTAGATAAACAGGATGAGGTGGGAAGACAGCCTTATGCAACATATGTCAGCTATGCACCAGCTGAAAATCCTCAAATCGCAGTTGCAGCAGTCGTATTTGATGGAGGTCATGGAGGTACTATTTCTACTGCAGTTCGTGCTGTTTTTGAAGCTTACTTTAAAGATCAAATTGTAAAAGATTATCCAAACTATGCATCGTCTTCTGATACGTTCAAAAAATATGTTTTAGATAATCCAAATAATGAACAAGAGCAGAAGAGCCAAAAAGAAAATTCTCAAAATATTGAGAATACAAAAAAAGAGAATTAG
- the mreD gene encoding rod shape-determining protein MreD, whose protein sequence is MKKAIFIIIMILLAILDNSVIPFFPIHNAYPSILFVFSIACSFCLEKKYAVLIGIGSGILQDLFLFNLFGLNSFTNLIICYITALIAEVIVREKRMVPIISTFVFTILKYFIIAGIYYFLKLNLDFSTAIIASIYNSVIMFIIYGILLKYTDNDSSKHTWRFK, encoded by the coding sequence ATGAAAAAAGCAATTTTTATTATAATTATGATTTTATTAGCTATTTTAGATAATTCGGTTATACCATTTTTCCCTATTCATAATGCATATCCGAGTATTTTATTTGTTTTTTCAATAGCATGTTCTTTTTGCCTTGAAAAAAAATATGCTGTGCTTATAGGAATTGGAAGTGGAATTCTTCAGGATTTATTTTTATTTAATTTATTTGGATTAAATTCATTTACGAATCTTATTATATGCTATATTACAGCATTAATTGCTGAAGTTATTGTGAGAGAAAAACGAATGGTACCTATTATAAGTACATTTGTTTTTACAATTTTAAAATATTTTATTATAGCAGGTATATATTATTTCTTAAAGTTAAATCTTGATTTTAGTACAGCAATTATAGCTTCAATATATAATTCTGTTATAATGTTTATAATTTATGGTATATTGTTAAAATATACAGATAATGATAGTTCGAAACATACATGGAGGTTTAAATGA